Proteins encoded in a region of the Coffea eugenioides isolate CCC68of chromosome 4, Ceug_1.0, whole genome shotgun sequence genome:
- the LOC113767830 gene encoding O-fucosyltransferase 34-like, whose translation MGDMCRIEEEKSEESVWRRRKNWGLRGLGLGLGLGGVMGLKGGNIIQHSRVEKFKNSMVSRSKMKLWMIRATTSVMLWICLVQLTALGESFGPRVLKGWPSCFSQDSGSGSSATVTGSASALDVKSAPEDVPARVLPPKRVYKNNGYLMVSCNGGLNQMRAAICDMVAIARHLNVTLIVPELDKASFWADPSEFQDIFDVDHFITSLRDEVRILKELPPRLKERVERGLFYTMPPISWSDISYYENQILPLIRKYKVVHLNRTDTRLANNGQPLELQKLRCRVNFSALKFTPQIEELGRKVIKLLRRKGPFIVLHLRYEMDMLAFSGCTQGCNQEEVDELTRMRYAYPWWKEKIINSDLKRKDGLCPLTPEETALTLRALDIDHNIQIYIAAGEIYGGERRLASLAAAYPNLVRKETLLDPLDLRFFQNHSSQMAALDYLVSLESDIFVPTYDGNMAKVVEGHRRYLEYKKTILLDRKLLVDLIDQYNMGSLTWDEFSAAVKESHSERMGNPVKRVVIPDRPKEEDYFYANPWECLQQPKEDDLLSNM comes from the exons ATGGGGGATATGTGCAGAATAGAGGAAGAGAAGAGTGAGGAGAGTGtttggaggaggaggaagaactGGGGTTTAAGGGGGCTAGGGTTAGGGTTAGGATTAGGTGGGGTGATGGGGTTGAAAGGTGGAAATATTATTCAACATAGTAGAGTAGAGAAGTTTAAAAATTCCATGGTTTCGCGGTCGAAAATGAAGCTATGGATGATAAGGGCTACTACATCTGTGATGTTGTGGATTTGCTTGGTTCAGTTAACGGCATTGGGTGAAAGTTTTGGTCCTAGAGTTTTGAAGGGATGGCCATCTTGCTTTTCTCAGGattctggttctggttcttcTGCCACTGTTACTGGTTCTGCTTCCGCTTTGGATGTTAAATCTGCCCCTGAAGATGTCCCTGCTCGAGTTCTTCCTCCCAAGA GAGTTTACAAGAACAATGGTTATCTGATGGTTTCATGCAACGGAGGCCTTAACCAAATGCGGGCGGCG ATATGTGACATGGTAGCAATTGCCAGACATTTGAATGTGACGCTTATAGTTCCTGAGTTGGATAAAGCTTCTTTCTGGGCAGATCCAAG TGAGTTTCAAGACATATTTGACGTTGATCATTTTATTACATCCTTGAGAGATGAAGTTCGGATATTGAAAGAGCTACCCCCTAGGCTCAAGGAGAGAGTGGAGAGAGGGTTATTTTATACTATGCCGCCTATTAGTTGGTCTGATATATCTTACTATGAAAATCAG ATTCTTCCTCTTATACGCAAATACAAAGTTGTGCACCTAAATAGAACTGACACTCGACTTGCAAACAATGGCCAGCCCTTGGAGCTTCAGAAGCTACGTTGTCGAGTCAATTTTAGTGCTCTCAAATTTACACCTCAGATAGAAGAGTTGGGTAGAAAGGTCATCAAACTCCTTCGTCGAAAGGGGCCTTTCATAGTACTTCATCTCAGATATGAAATGGACATGCTGGCTTTTTCAGGCTGCACTCAGGGGTGCAACCAGGAGGAGGTGGATGAGTTGACAAGAATGAG ATATGCTTATCCCTGGTGGAAGGAGAAAATTATAAACTccgatttgaaaagaaaagatggcCTGTGTCCCTTGACACCTGAGGAAACTGCTCTTACCCTGAGGGCCTTGGACATTGATCATAACATCCAAATTTACATTGCTGCTGGAGAAATATATGGTGGAGAGAGGAGATTGGCTAGTCTTGCAGCAGCTTATCCAAATTTG GTCAGAAAGGAGACACTGTTGGATCCTTTGGATCTTAGATTCTTCCAGAATCATTCATCTCAGATGGCAGCACTAGACTATCTTGTTTCTCTTGAAAGTGATATATTTGTTCCAACATATGATGGAAACATGGCAAAAGTTGTTGAAGGCCACCGCAG ATATCTCGAATACAAGAAGACAATACTGTTGGACAGAAAGCTTCTAGTTGATTTGATAGACCAGTACAATATGGGATCGCTAACATGGGATGAGTTCTCTGCTGCTGTTAAGGAATCCCATTCTGAGAGAATGGGCAATCCTGTCAAAAGGGTAGTGATTCCAGATAGACCTAAAGAAGAGGATTACTTCTACGCAAACCCATGGGAGTGTTTGCAGCAACCAAAAGAAGATGATCTGTTAAGTAACATGTGA